The proteins below come from a single Nitrosospira sp. Is2 genomic window:
- a CDS encoding type III PLP-dependent enzyme, which translates to MQMRTAALRQEVELEEVFDTHPEVSLDFEHVQAALKKGYSKPFLLVDSDIIRNKARRFKAAMPQVQPHYAVKANPDPRVLKTMIEEGVGFEIASISELDLLLGLGVPAADIYYSNPMKSRAYLEYAAAKGVEWYVLDSVEELRKIASVKADAKLYLRIDTPNIGSDWPLAGKFGTHAAEIKEIINEAAAIKADLAGVTFHVGSQCRNPQNWRVGIERAKKVFADMRQVGLNPRLLNIGGGYPVRHVKPIPSIEVIGEVVNAAIADLPRDIRIMAEPGRYLVSDAAYFVCRVVGTATRNGKRWMYWDAGMFGGVIEVTEGLRYEILSDRQGQDIPWAIAGPTCDSVDILMRDEMLPEDIQEGDFIYIPNAGAYTTAYASNFNGFPLPDVVVL; encoded by the coding sequence ATGCAAATGCGTACCGCCGCTCTGCGTCAGGAAGTAGAGCTCGAAGAAGTATTCGACACCCATCCCGAAGTCAGCCTGGATTTTGAGCATGTCCAGGCAGCCCTTAAAAAGGGCTACAGTAAGCCGTTTTTGCTGGTCGACAGCGACATCATCCGTAATAAAGCCCGAAGGTTCAAAGCCGCCATGCCGCAGGTACAACCCCATTACGCGGTCAAGGCGAACCCGGATCCCCGCGTACTCAAAACCATGATTGAAGAAGGCGTGGGATTCGAGATTGCGTCGATCTCGGAGCTGGACCTCCTGCTTGGCCTGGGCGTTCCTGCGGCTGACATTTATTACAGCAACCCGATGAAGTCGCGCGCCTATCTGGAGTATGCCGCAGCCAAGGGGGTCGAATGGTATGTGCTCGATAGTGTCGAGGAACTGCGCAAGATTGCAAGTGTCAAGGCGGACGCGAAGTTATACCTGCGGATAGACACTCCTAACATTGGGAGCGACTGGCCGTTGGCGGGAAAATTCGGCACCCATGCCGCGGAGATCAAAGAGATTATTAATGAAGCGGCCGCGATAAAAGCTGATCTTGCCGGCGTTACTTTCCACGTGGGTTCGCAGTGCCGCAATCCGCAGAACTGGCGAGTCGGTATCGAGCGGGCGAAGAAGGTTTTTGCCGACATGCGGCAGGTGGGCCTGAATCCGCGCCTGCTTAATATCGGTGGTGGCTATCCAGTGCGTCACGTCAAGCCCATCCCGTCGATAGAAGTTATAGGCGAGGTGGTGAACGCGGCGATTGCGGACTTGCCGAGGGATATCCGCATTATGGCCGAGCCGGGACGCTACCTCGTCTCAGATGCAGCCTATTTCGTCTGTCGCGTGGTGGGTACCGCAACCCGCAATGGCAAGCGCTGGATGTACTGGGACGCAGGCATGTTCGGGGGCGTTATCGAAGTAACCGAAGGGCTGCGTTATGAAATCCTTTCCGACCGCCAAGGACAGGATATTCCCTGGGCCATTGCAGGGCCGACATGTGATTCGGTGGACATTCTCATGCGGGACGAAATGCTGCCGGAAGATATTCAGGAAGGGGATTTTATTTACATTCCCAATGCGGGCGCGTACACCACCGCTTACGCCAGCAACTTCAACGGCTTCCCGTTACCGGATGTAGTCGTTTTGTAG
- the dcd gene encoding dCTP deaminase produces the protein MTIKSDKWIRRMAAEHRMIEPFESSQIRYANGQKIVSYGTSSYGYDIRCSDEFKLFTNINSAIVDPKNFDSNSFVDVKGDVCLIPPNSFALARTVEYFRIPRNILTICLGKSTYARCGIIVNVTPFEPEWEGFVTLEFSNTTPLPAKIYANEGVAQVIFFESDEVCETSYKDRGGKYQGQHGVTLPKI, from the coding sequence ATGACTATAAAGTCGGACAAATGGATACGCCGCATGGCGGCCGAGCATCGCATGATCGAGCCCTTCGAATCCAGCCAGATCAGGTATGCGAACGGCCAAAAGATCGTTTCGTACGGAACCTCCAGTTACGGCTACGACATCCGCTGCTCGGATGAATTCAAGCTATTCACGAATATAAATTCCGCGATTGTCGATCCCAAGAATTTCGATTCGAACTCGTTTGTCGACGTAAAGGGCGACGTTTGCCTCATTCCCCCTAATTCTTTCGCTCTTGCGCGCACTGTCGAGTATTTTCGCATTCCGCGAAATATCCTGACGATCTGCCTCGGAAAATCCACTTATGCCCGTTGTGGGATCATAGTCAATGTCACGCCTTTCGAGCCGGAGTGGGAAGGGTTTGTAACCTTGGAGTTTTCAAATACCACGCCGTTGCCGGCGAAGATTTATGCCAATGAGGGAGTGGCTCAGGTGATTTTCTTTGAGTCCGATGAAGTGTGCGAAACCTCCTACAAGGATCGGGGCGGGAAATACCAGGGGCAACATGGGGTAACTTTGCCGAAAATCTGA
- the apbC gene encoding iron-sulfur cluster carrier protein ApbC, translated as MAITEQQVQSALREIIDLSTGRDYVTSNEARNIKIEGNDVSLDIVLGYPAKSVIASIRQQVVDKLKSIPGIGGVQANITSKIAPHSVQRGVKLIPGVKNIIAVASGKGGVGKSATAVNLALALVAEGARVGLLDADIYGPSQPQMLGLMGRPESPDGKSMLPMMAHGLQAMSIGFLIDAETPMVWRGPMVTQALQQLLNDTRWDDVDYLIVDMPPGTGDIQLTLAQKVPVTGAVIVTTPQDIALLDARKGLKMFEKVGIPILGIVENMSTHVCSRCGHEEHIFGAGGGEKMCKDYEVEFLGALPLDIRIREHTDSGTPTVVAEPDGRIAEIYRGIARRLAVKVDEMALDHSALLAKIVIEDT; from the coding sequence GTGGCCATCACGGAACAGCAGGTACAGTCCGCGCTCAGGGAGATTATCGATCTCAGCACGGGCAGGGATTATGTGACCAGCAATGAAGCACGCAACATTAAGATCGAGGGCAATGACGTATCGCTCGACATAGTGCTGGGGTACCCGGCAAAAAGCGTCATAGCCAGTATTCGCCAGCAGGTGGTCGATAAGCTCAAAAGCATACCGGGGATCGGGGGGGTGCAGGCGAACATCACGAGCAAGATTGCTCCCCATAGCGTGCAACGTGGGGTCAAGCTTATTCCCGGCGTGAAGAATATCATTGCGGTCGCATCGGGCAAGGGCGGAGTCGGTAAATCCGCCACGGCGGTTAATCTGGCATTGGCGCTGGTGGCCGAGGGTGCGCGGGTCGGCCTGTTGGATGCGGACATTTATGGCCCGTCACAACCGCAGATGCTGGGCCTTATGGGGCGTCCCGAATCGCCGGATGGTAAGAGCATGCTGCCGATGATGGCGCATGGCCTTCAGGCCATGTCCATCGGTTTCCTGATCGATGCGGAGACGCCAATGGTATGGCGTGGGCCGATGGTTACTCAGGCATTGCAACAGTTGTTGAATGATACGCGTTGGGACGACGTAGATTACCTTATTGTTGATATGCCCCCGGGAACGGGCGATATTCAATTAACGCTTGCGCAGAAAGTGCCGGTTACTGGCGCCGTTATTGTTACCACCCCCCAGGATATCGCCCTGCTTGACGCTCGCAAGGGTCTGAAGATGTTCGAGAAGGTTGGTATTCCGATACTGGGTATTGTCGAGAACATGAGTACACACGTCTGCTCGCGATGCGGACACGAGGAACATATCTTCGGCGCGGGCGGGGGTGAAAAGATGTGCAAGGACTATGAAGTGGAGTTCCTGGGCGCGTTGCCACTTGATATCAGAATCCGCGAACACACGGACTCCGGGACCCCCACCGTGGTGGCGGAGCCAGACGGGCGCATCGCAGAGATTTATCGGGGTATTGCGCGCCGCCTCGCGGTAAAGGTTGATGAAATGGCGCTTGATCATTCGGCGTTGTTGGCCAAGATCGTTATTGAGGACACGTGA
- the metG gene encoding methionine--tRNA ligase, whose amino-acid sequence MNKRKILITSALPYANGSIHLGHLVEYVQTDIWVRFQKMQGHEVYYVCADDTHGTPIMLRAEKEGITPEALIARVHREHLRDFSGFHVEFDNYYTTHSPETRQYSEGIYTKLKSAGLIVARAIEQLYDPVKHMFLPDRFIKGECPKCGAKDQYGDNCEVCGAAYTPTELRNPYSAVSGAVPVKKTTEHFFFKLSDPRCVDFLRKWTTSGTLQPEAANKMHEWLGAPGENKLADWDISRDAPYFGFEIPDVPGKYFYVWLDAPIGYIGSFKNLCDRGSIDFDDFWKKDSATELYHFIGKDILYFHALFWPAMLHNAGYRTPTKIFAHGFLTVNGEKMSKSRGTFLTAESYLRQGLDPEWLRYYYATKLNGTMEDVDLNLEDFLMRVNSDLVGKYVNIASRCAGFITKRFDGKLSDSIPTVTLEGSSASANNGEPFSSIKTKEFQSAENFQQSSDKPNWDESALIMKTQGAAEQIASFYEKREYLKAVKAIMGLADEANQYVNDMKPWELAKQDEASSRTKLHEVCTVSLNLFRLLTLYLKPVLPRLADNVESFLNIPPLQWPDARKLLLAHDIHPYKHLMTRIEQKQIDAMIEANKTVSPPAADTHSPVRHAEAQQHATAPVAATISIDDFSRVDLRVAKITNAEHVQGADKLLRLTLDIGSEPRTVFAGIKSAYDPEQLKGRLTVMVANLAPRKMKFGVSEGMVLAAGDGDGPYLLAPDAGARPGMKVK is encoded by the coding sequence ATGAACAAGCGAAAAATCCTGATCACCTCCGCTCTGCCGTACGCTAACGGCAGCATTCACCTTGGCCATCTGGTTGAGTATGTTCAAACGGATATCTGGGTTCGTTTCCAGAAAATGCAGGGGCATGAGGTGTATTACGTATGCGCCGATGACACGCACGGCACGCCGATCATGCTTCGCGCGGAAAAAGAAGGCATTACGCCCGAAGCCCTGATCGCGCGGGTTCATCGCGAGCATTTGCGCGACTTCAGCGGTTTTCATGTCGAATTCGACAATTATTACACCACCCACTCGCCTGAAACTCGCCAGTATTCCGAGGGTATTTATACGAAGCTCAAGTCCGCCGGACTGATCGTCGCCCGCGCCATCGAGCAACTCTACGATCCGGTCAAGCACATGTTCCTGCCGGACCGGTTCATCAAGGGTGAGTGCCCGAAATGCGGCGCGAAAGATCAGTACGGCGATAACTGTGAAGTATGTGGCGCGGCCTATACGCCGACCGAATTGAGGAATCCGTACTCCGCAGTATCAGGCGCAGTCCCCGTAAAAAAAACCACCGAGCATTTCTTTTTCAAACTCTCGGACCCGCGCTGTGTGGACTTTCTGCGCAAGTGGACGACCTCCGGAACGCTACAACCGGAGGCCGCGAATAAAATGCACGAGTGGCTGGGCGCTCCAGGAGAAAATAAGCTCGCCGACTGGGACATCTCGCGCGATGCGCCCTACTTTGGTTTTGAAATTCCGGATGTGCCGGGAAAATATTTTTATGTGTGGCTGGACGCACCGATAGGCTACATCGGCAGCTTCAAGAACCTATGTGACCGCGGTAGCATCGATTTCGACGATTTCTGGAAGAAGGATTCGGCTACCGAGCTTTATCACTTTATTGGGAAAGACATACTTTATTTTCATGCGCTGTTTTGGCCGGCCATGCTGCACAATGCGGGGTACCGCACGCCAACCAAAATTTTTGCCCATGGTTTTTTAACCGTGAATGGCGAAAAAATGAGTAAATCGCGCGGCACGTTCCTTACTGCTGAGAGTTATCTGAGGCAGGGACTTGATCCGGAATGGCTACGCTACTACTACGCCACCAAGTTAAACGGCACGATGGAGGATGTCGACCTAAACCTGGAAGATTTCCTGATGCGGGTGAACAGCGATCTGGTCGGAAAATACGTAAATATCGCAAGCCGGTGCGCGGGATTTATCACCAAACGTTTTGATGGGAAATTGTCCGATAGCATTCCCACGGTCACCCTGGAAGGCTCGTCTGCGTCTGCAAACAATGGTGAACCGTTTTCCAGTATAAAAACGAAGGAGTTCCAATCGGCAGAAAATTTCCAGCAATCTTCGGATAAACCGAACTGGGACGAATCCGCGCTGATAATGAAAACGCAGGGCGCCGCGGAGCAAATCGCGAGCTTCTACGAGAAACGCGAGTATTTGAAAGCGGTAAAAGCCATTATGGGACTGGCCGATGAAGCCAATCAGTATGTCAATGACATGAAACCATGGGAGCTCGCGAAACAGGACGAGGCGTCGTCAAGAACAAAGCTGCATGAGGTTTGTACCGTCTCGCTCAACCTGTTCCGCTTGCTCACCCTGTATCTCAAGCCCGTCCTGCCGCGCCTTGCTGACAATGTTGAAAGTTTTCTTAATATTCCCCCACTGCAATGGCCCGACGCGCGGAAGCTGCTGCTGGCCCATGACATTCACCCTTACAAACACCTGATGACACGCATTGAGCAAAAGCAAATTGACGCCATGATCGAAGCCAATAAAACAGTTTCCCCGCCTGCCGCAGATACCCACTCCCCGGTGCGCCATGCGGAGGCGCAACAACATGCGACCGCCCCGGTTGCCGCAACCATATCCATTGACGATTTCAGTAGAGTCGATCTCCGCGTGGCAAAAATTACCAATGCGGAGCACGTCCAGGGTGCGGACAAACTACTCAGGCTCACGCTCGACATTGGCTCGGAACCGCGTACCGTGTTCGCGGGGATAAAATCCGCGTATGACCCGGAGCAGCTTAAAGGACGGTTGACGGTAATGGTTGCCAACCTTGCGCCTCGCAAGATGAAGTTTGGCGTATCGGAGGGGATGGTGCTGGCGGCGGGCGACGGGGACGGGCCTTATCTGCTGGCCCCCGATGCCGGGGCACGGCCAGGAATGAAAGTGAAATAG
- a CDS encoding efflux RND transporter permease subunit: MNISELCIRRPVMTFLLSASAVVAGVIAYNDLPIAALPSYDAPTISVTAVLPGASAETMASSVATQLERQFSTISGLSVISSTSTLGNTSVTLEFDQDRDIDSASIDVQAALLRAQRALPVEMTTPPSYRKINPADAPIIFLALTSPSMSLSDLNSYAEDLISPTLSTLPGVAQVQINGQKKYAVRVLAKPEALAVRNLTLDDIASSLRTANANTPIGTLEGPRQTLTIQANRQLNNAAAFADLIIATSDSGNPVRLSDVAQVEDSVESIKTASWVNGERAITLSVQRQPGANTVATVDAIKAVMPVLIEQMPSSVQLKLTSDRSISIREAIHDVQVTLAITIVLVLLVIFLFLRKASATLIPALSLPISLLGTVALMRVLGYSLDNISLLAITLAVGLVVDDAIVMLENIVRHIDEGLPPLQAALQGSREVSFTIISISLSLVAVFIPIFFMPGVIGLLFHEFAAVVGIAVLMSAVVSLTLVPVMTSRYLRPKETGQEPERLSLKWTAWFEHGFARVLAGYERMLDWALRRKRTVMGIAAGTFVATAVLFVLLPKGFFPNEDIGQALITVEAVEDISFPAMAELLQRTGDVIRSNPAVDTLIVNATESNSARLFMTLKPRAERPPLDKIMEDLRRDVRKVPGVNVFINPIQNLRLGGRTSKSRYQYVMRSVRAEELRGAADALMSRMREDAVFRDVTSDSQLKGLQARLNINRDKVNLLGVQMADIRSALYSAFGERQVSTIYTSSDSYQVILQVTPADRTDERAFDKIYLRAKNGILVPLSSVASVEREVGPIAINHAGQLEALTISFNLAPGAALGEASTRIEQFKRELNLPPSILTSYAGDAAAFQSSQASQLVLIVAALLVIYILLGVLYESYIHPLTILSGLPSAAAGALAVLWLFNMELSIIAMIGILMLIGIVKKNAIMMIDFALDAERNHALPPHEAIRTACLLRFRPIMMTTLAALMGALPIALGLGAGAELRQPLGLAVVGGLLFSQVITLFITPVIYLYLNRFSGTGPLKLDEDRELESVGTR, from the coding sequence ATGAACATTTCCGAATTGTGTATCCGGCGGCCAGTGATGACGTTTCTGTTATCCGCGTCGGCAGTCGTGGCCGGTGTCATCGCCTACAATGATTTACCCATCGCCGCGCTTCCGAGCTATGACGCGCCCACCATTTCCGTCACCGCCGTGTTGCCGGGTGCGAGCGCGGAAACCATGGCCTCGTCTGTAGCGACACAACTCGAGCGGCAGTTTTCCACTATTTCCGGATTGTCCGTAATCAGTTCGACGAGTACGCTCGGCAATACATCGGTCACACTGGAATTCGACCAGGACCGGGATATAGACAGCGCGTCCATAGACGTGCAAGCGGCGCTACTGCGTGCCCAGCGTGCGCTGCCGGTGGAGATGACTACACCCCCTTCCTACCGCAAGATCAACCCCGCTGATGCGCCCATCATCTTTCTTGCCTTGACCTCGCCTTCCATGTCGCTGTCGGACTTGAACAGTTATGCCGAGGATCTCATTTCGCCCACTCTGTCGACGCTGCCCGGCGTTGCCCAGGTACAGATCAACGGACAGAAAAAGTATGCCGTGCGCGTTCTGGCAAAACCTGAGGCCCTGGCAGTCCGGAATCTGACGCTGGATGATATCGCCAGCTCGCTGCGCACCGCGAACGCCAATACGCCAATCGGCACGCTAGAAGGACCACGGCAGACGCTGACCATCCAGGCCAATCGCCAGCTCAATAATGCGGCTGCGTTCGCGGACCTGATAATTGCCACGTCTGACAGCGGGAATCCGGTCAGACTGTCGGACGTGGCGCAGGTCGAGGACAGTGTGGAGTCTATCAAGACTGCAAGCTGGGTGAATGGCGAACGGGCAATCACACTTTCCGTGCAGCGCCAGCCCGGGGCCAATACCGTCGCCACGGTTGATGCGATCAAGGCAGTCATGCCGGTCCTGATCGAGCAGATGCCTTCATCTGTACAGCTCAAGTTGACTAGCGACCGTTCAATCTCGATCCGTGAGGCTATTCATGATGTCCAGGTAACGCTCGCGATAACCATTGTGCTGGTCTTGCTGGTGATTTTTCTGTTTCTGCGCAAAGCTTCCGCTACATTGATTCCCGCGCTGTCGCTCCCGATCTCGTTGCTTGGGACCGTGGCGCTGATGCGCGTCCTCGGCTACAGCCTCGACAACATTTCCTTGCTGGCGATCACGCTCGCAGTCGGGTTGGTGGTCGATGACGCGATCGTCATGCTTGAGAATATCGTGCGTCATATCGATGAAGGGCTTCCCCCTTTACAGGCTGCTCTGCAAGGATCACGAGAGGTCAGTTTTACGATTATTTCGATTTCCCTGTCTCTGGTCGCGGTCTTTATCCCGATTTTTTTCATGCCCGGTGTAATTGGACTGCTCTTTCATGAATTTGCTGCTGTGGTAGGCATCGCGGTTCTGATGTCGGCGGTGGTATCGCTAACATTGGTACCGGTAATGACGAGTCGTTACCTCCGGCCAAAGGAAACGGGACAGGAACCGGAGCGGCTCAGCCTGAAATGGACAGCATGGTTCGAGCACGGGTTTGCCCGGGTCCTGGCAGGCTACGAACGCATGCTGGACTGGGCGTTGCGCCGTAAGCGGACGGTAATGGGAATTGCGGCTGGAACCTTCGTTGCGACAGCAGTGCTGTTCGTGCTCTTGCCCAAAGGTTTTTTTCCAAACGAGGACATCGGTCAAGCATTGATAACAGTAGAAGCCGTGGAGGACATTTCCTTTCCGGCGATGGCGGAGCTGTTGCAGCGCACCGGCGACGTGATCAGGTCCAATCCCGCAGTCGACACCCTGATTGTCAACGCCACTGAAAGTAACAGCGCCCGGCTGTTCATGACTCTCAAGCCGCGTGCCGAGCGTCCCCCTCTCGATAAAATAATGGAGGACCTGCGTCGGGACGTGCGCAAAGTCCCCGGGGTAAATGTTTTCATTAATCCCATCCAGAATCTCAGGCTCGGGGGCCGCACCAGCAAGAGCCGATATCAATACGTCATGCGGAGTGTACGGGCTGAAGAGCTGCGCGGGGCTGCCGACGCGCTGATGTCGCGCATGCGCGAAGATGCCGTCTTTCGTGATGTGACAAGCGACTCGCAATTGAAAGGTCTGCAGGCGCGTTTAAATATCAATCGGGACAAAGTCAATCTTTTGGGGGTGCAAATGGCTGACATCCGTTCCGCGCTCTATAGTGCATTTGGCGAACGTCAGGTTTCTACCATCTATACTTCGAGTGACAGCTACCAGGTTATCCTCCAGGTCACGCCGGCAGATCGCACAGACGAGCGCGCGTTCGACAAAATATATTTGCGTGCGAAGAACGGAATACTGGTGCCATTGTCAAGCGTGGCATCGGTTGAACGCGAAGTGGGACCGATCGCGATCAATCACGCCGGACAGTTAGAGGCGCTGACCATCTCTTTCAATCTCGCCCCCGGGGCAGCTTTAGGTGAGGCTTCGACGCGTATCGAGCAGTTCAAGCGCGAGCTGAACTTGCCTCCGAGCATACTGACAAGTTATGCCGGGGACGCCGCGGCGTTTCAGTCATCACAGGCGAGCCAGCTGGTACTCATTGTCGCGGCGCTGCTGGTTATATACATATTGCTTGGCGTGCTGTACGAGAGCTATATACATCCGCTGACCATTCTCTCGGGGCTGCCATCGGCCGCCGCTGGAGCGTTGGCGGTGTTGTGGTTGTTCAATATGGAGCTGTCAATAATCGCGATGATCGGTATCCTGATGTTAATCGGTATTGTCAAGAAGAATGCGATCATGATGATCGATTTCGCGTTGGATGCGGAACGCAATCATGCCTTGCCGCCGCACGAGGCAATCAGGACCGCCTGCCTGCTGCGGTTCCGGCCAATCATGATGACTACGCTTGCGGCACTGATGGGTGCGCTTCCTATCGCGCTCGGCCTGGGAGCGGGTGCGGAGTTGCGCCAGCCGCTGGGCCTTGCCGTGGTAGGGGGCTTATTATTCTCCCAAGTTATCACCCTGTTTATTACGCCGGTGATCTATCTGTATCTGAACCGGTTTTCTGGTACCGGTCCCCTCAAGTTGGACGAAGACAGGGAATTGGAAAGTGTGGGAACCCGCTAA
- a CDS encoding efflux RND transporter periplasmic adaptor subunit yields the protein MEPISRTKSGAPMRLRLRFTMGGLLLAAVIGGTWVWHNHSAATDVGKKIPEAIQVVTTLVGRSSVPVTLTANGTVSAQQTVAVRPQLSAMIRSVHIREGQFVQSGERLFTLDARTEDANLSRTEGLLAKSRAELRNAERNLERQRELFEQHFISQAALDVAENQVDSLRAQLAVDQATMQANRIARGFSEIKAPIAGRTGAIVVHQGSLVQPNDSLVNITQIDPINVSFTLPERELVPLQQALAKGNVPVEVELNAGQKQTQTRKGKLTFIDNVVDTASGTILLKAEFPNSDSHLWPGMFVTVRLVPRTVENALTVPVQAVQTGPERKFLYVVGDNSHVRSLPVDVLLIQEGLAVISGEGIMQGMRVVAEGAQNLRPGSVVTESRPSLAPTAG from the coding sequence GCCGCCACCGATGTTGGAAAAAAAATTCCTGAGGCGATACAGGTTGTGACCACCCTGGTGGGCCGCAGCAGTGTGCCAGTCACGCTTACGGCCAACGGAACGGTATCGGCGCAACAGACGGTTGCGGTGCGGCCGCAGCTAAGTGCGATGATTCGAAGCGTGCATATCAGGGAAGGGCAATTCGTTCAGAGTGGGGAGAGGTTGTTTACGCTTGATGCCCGTACTGAGGATGCCAATCTCAGCCGCACCGAAGGGCTGTTGGCCAAGTCTCGCGCCGAGTTGAGGAATGCCGAGCGCAACTTGGAACGGCAGCGTGAATTATTTGAGCAGCATTTTATTTCGCAGGCCGCGTTGGATGTTGCCGAGAATCAGGTAGATTCGCTGCGCGCCCAACTTGCGGTTGATCAGGCTACGATGCAGGCGAACCGTATCGCCCGCGGCTTTAGTGAAATCAAAGCGCCTATCGCGGGGCGCACGGGCGCCATCGTAGTGCACCAGGGTAGCCTGGTGCAGCCGAATGATTCCCTGGTAAACATCACCCAGATCGATCCCATCAACGTCAGCTTTACATTGCCGGAACGTGAGCTTGTGCCTCTTCAACAGGCATTGGCCAAGGGCAATGTCCCCGTCGAGGTGGAACTGAATGCGGGGCAAAAACAAACACAAACCCGGAAGGGGAAGCTGACATTTATCGATAACGTGGTCGATACGGCAAGCGGCACCATTCTTCTCAAGGCAGAGTTTCCCAACTCGGATAGTCATCTCTGGCCAGGCATGTTTGTCACCGTGAGGCTCGTGCCGCGGACGGTGGAGAACGCGCTCACCGTTCCGGTGCAGGCGGTGCAAACTGGTCCGGAAAGGAAATTTCTTTATGTGGTCGGTGACAATAGCCACGTGCGTTCTCTTCCGGTCGACGTGCTCCTGATACAGGAAGGGCTTGCGGTTATAAGCGGCGAGGGCATTATGCAAGGCATGCGTGTCGTCGCGGAAGGCGCGCAGAATCTGAGGCCTGGCAGTGTCGTAACAGAGTCCAGGCCGAGTCTGGCACCAACGGCTGGATGA